CCACTCCTGTAtaagtccctgccctgcctgatGAGAAGGGGCTTGAACAGGGCTTTGACACCTCTCAAGTGAATGCCGTACCCTTTATAGAATCATTCAAACTTTCTCTGGCTCAAATAATATTCAATTacttaattaaagtggaacaactaaAGTGAGATTGAAGAAGCCCCACCTCGGAATATTCCCTAGCCTCATCTGAGATGGGGTAGATTCTTGTTCAAACCCCTTCTCATCATGTGCGTGagagtgagtgtgagagagagagagagagagagagaaaaaaaatcagggtcTCCCACATCATGGGTAAGTACCCTACACAAGCTAATAGTTAAAGAGAGatcctcctctgccttccctcctgcccccaggctgTTTGAGCTCTGCATGTGAATTTGCATCAATTGTGTAGGCAGTCTCTGAACATGCACTGGGGATTGGCACTGCCCACACATTATGCACCTGAATGCCTATCTTCCCCAGTTTATGAATCACCCCAGGACTTAGGGGCCCAAGCCCAGGCCCCTACTGCGAGGCAGCAGCGCACATGTTCCGAGGCAGAAACAAGCACCAAGGGattttttactgcaaaaacttaggcAGTGACTGAATTTAGGCCCCTACTGACTTTAGGCAGCTGAGCAGATTTAAGGATCACAGCAATGgctgaaaatgagacttaagcacCTTAGTGGATCTCATCAATTGTCACTTCTTTTATTCCTTCTTACTCCTCTCCCATGCTATCCTGAGCATAGATTGGGACAGCAGGTAACCTAAAGGTCTTTCAGATGAAAGgtgtctttgttttaaaaagttgcaATTTAGCTCCATCTACCATTGCAGATGGACAAATGGCTCCTTTATTTAAGTGCTCCTTCCTTTCAGTCTCTTCCTTTGTAGTTTCCAGCACTGGAGTAGGGCACTCAGAAGATACTTTCTCCATATGCAGcctgaggccttgtctagacAAGGAGGAAAAAGGGGGATTCTTTCCTATTCAGATTAACTCAACACCACTTAACTAGGTCCATGTCTATActaggaaagtatcagagggtagccgtgttagtctggatctgtaaaagcagcaaagaatcctgtggcacctgcccctggatatttccattacatgcatctgaggaagtggatattcacccacgaaagctcatgctccaaaacgtctgttagtctataaggtgccacaggattctttgctgcttatactagGAAAGAATCTTTTATGATGAAATTACCaacaggaaggatggtccagaggCTAGACATTAACCTAGAACTTGAgacttcaattccctgctccacgaCCATAAGATTTCTTATGTGAccgtgagcaagtcacttagcctgtctgggtctgtctacactatgATAAAAGACAATTGGCACAGCTGTACCCAGACCATTCAGCCGGCTCAGACTTGCAGGGCTagaaaattgcaatgtagactttTGGGATGCACcctaggctctgggaccctccccctcaTGAGGGggtctcagagcctaggctccatCCCACACCTGAATGTgtgcactgcaattttatagccccacaggcCCTGCACCCCATGAACCCAAGTCTGCTGACCTGGAGCAGCCACCAGTCTTAGTGCAGTGGAGATACACCCgctgagcctcagtttccaaGGTGTGGATAAATATATagaagattgtgaggcactcaaataTGAGTACCAAATAAATATGAGCAATGATAGAGGCCAAATGAGTACCTTAGATAGTTAGAGACATAGTGCTTTTGTAAGTCAGGAGAAATTAGAATCCAAGATACATTTCATTAGTATTGTAGATCACAGGCATCCTTCACATGGAAAGTTGTTTGAGATTTTTAACGTATCATCAGTGGGATTCATTGTAATGAAGCAAGGCTGACTGTGTTTAGACATGGATTGTTGGTGTCACCTTTCATCACTAATTGATAAGGTGGAGGTTGACAAATCTATCAGACCTATTCAGCTGACTTGAGGATAAACTTTAGTTCAGAACAAAAACACCCTCCACTCTTGCTTAACTGCATGGTATCCCTCCTTCTTGCTAAGTCTCCTCTTTACTGCCATCTCACTCCTAGAAACTGGGACTTTATAGTTCCAAATAGGACAGATTAGATTAACACCAACAAGGAGCATGTTGGATATGCTATGGCCTCAAGGGTGGCTGCTGACAATGAGCTGAAAGATGCTCTGGCAGAGTACTTCACACACGTTCAGAAATTACTGCAGCTGGTTAAGAAATCAAACTACCATTTGTTGGCTAAGCCTATCTTTAATACAGAGTTTCTGAACACTGGATGAACAAAACACACCGaggcatccttgtggcaccttagagactaacaaatttatttggtctCAAAGTTACAGCCAGTTGACAAAGACTCTAAAGATGATTAAATTATACATAATTATAGAAAAATAATTCCCTGGGGTATGCATCAACAAAACATACTCTGAGCCCTAGTTTTCAGAATTGCATGTTCTGAATTGCACAAGCATTTAGGTGCCTCATTTGTGCAAGTAATTATAACTGTGTGCTGAAATTAGATATGCAAATCCAATCAATTCTGAAAGCACAGATCCTGGTGCAGTTTTACTTCAGTTTCAGACAATGAAGTTTTTAGTGCAATAGTTACCATTAGACATAACAAAATCAGTGTTAAGTCTTCTTTCATATCAGATTGAAGCTCACCCCCAACAGACATGAAGCAACAGTAATGAAGCTTTTGGCTCCATGTGTATGGGGAAGAGTTGGAGTGTTACACTTGACCTATCAAGAGAAGGGACATCATAAATCATGTGAGGCACTGCATATGAAATAGTAATTACACACACTATGATTTGCATGTTACAGTCACACATTTTAAATGCAATGCACCGTACCTTTGTGTGCCATATTTGAGTTGTGAGGCTTTCCACCAGTCTGCCACAAAACTATACCTGTATCTACACATTACATGAAGACCATATTCTAAGTACAGCTTCAGCTGTTTAAAATCACCTTTCAGAAGACAcctgaaaatctaatttaaatgaagctcAGGTGTTCAAACCTTTGTTAGAATTGGTAAAGCATACAGAGAGTGGGTATAAGCACTGCATATTATTAATCCAATTTGTTACTCTCAGGTTGTCCTGAGGAACAGGACAACTGAAAATGTATAGGAACattttatagttaaaaaaaaaacaaacaaagcagagGTAAAAGTTAAGTGTTTTGCTTTTGAATTCCTCTGTCAATGAAAGGCTGCATTTAATGGTCCAAACTATAGAAAATCAATGCTGaagacctaaaaaaaaaaaaaagttaagacagCACATAAGATTGATTAATATTAGACGTAACACTTACAAAGAAAAATACatcctgtggattttttttttaaatagtaagaaCTATCTTTTTAATACAGACTTTTACTTTCTAGGCTAGAAATTTGTCACCAGAATACAGTTATTTATAATTTATGCTAGTATGTAACATGCAGCTGCTGAACTAAATAAATATGGTGAATCAGTTTCTTATGCTGGTGCATAGAATTGTTAGCGTATAATTTAAAGACTCATTATTTAGGCAATGTATTGTGTATTAGTAATATTTTATTACTTATTACAATGTATTACGTATAGCCTTTAGACTGATTACCTAATACAACCATGGACTATGCTTTCTTTAACAGGGGTTTATAATGCTGGTAATCTTAAAATTCAAACCACATTTCTGACAATTGCGTTCCAAAACCAGAGTTTCCATTCACCAAAAATGGCTTCCAATGCTCAATCAACATTTAGGAAGTATATATTGccaagtggggtttttttgttgttttttttaaaactagtctTCAGTCAATTTAGGCCATTCCTTCTTGAAGCTTTATAGTGTTTATGGGATCTGAAGAAATCAGAGAGGAATATAGAGAGCAGAAGGATACAGGGACAAGGGAAGGAAAATGAGAGCAAGCAGCAGTAATGTGGAGACAACTGACTAaacttaagctatgtctacactacagaacttttacCAGCATAGCCTGCTAGTGGAGATGCAGTGCACATCAACAAAGTTTTTTCTGCCAGTATaggaaccaccaccaccaccacgtctATGCCAAGAGAAGGACTCTTATGTCAACATGGCAGCATCTACACTGGGAGTTTGTTGACATAACTATGTCTGTCAGGGGTGTGGGTTTCTCCACACTTCTAACCAACATAGCTACACTAGTACAAGTTTTAGGCACAGACCaggtctaaggcctggtctacattaaaaagttaggtcaatcCAGCtacgtcgctcagggatgtgaaaaaatccacacctctgagtgattTAGTTAAGCTGATCTAACCCTCAGCATAGACaatgctaggttgatggaagaactcttctgttgacctagcaacGACCTCTccgagaggtggattacctacacggacaggagaacccctcctgttggcattggcagcatcttcactgaagtgctacagcagcgcaaCTATGCCGCTGTAGTGTTTCGAGTGTAGTCAAGCCTTTGGAGTGAAGAAAGCAAGAGAACTACCCTGAAGTGGATGAGCAGCAGCAAAGAGACCACTAACATAGACAAGACCCGTAGTAACATATGGAGAGATCAGATACTGGAGCCAAGAAACTGCAAGTCTTCAAAAATCTTCTATATTTATTTTCAGATGTGTGGGATCATCTTGGGATGAGAAGGGACAGGTGTCAGGGATGCTGTGTATTTTCATCTAATGGAAGGCTGGTATCATACAGTTTATCTCCCACTTAGTTCACTGATCCCTCAAGGAACGTAGTAAAACCTGTGCCATCATGTCATCTTCATCAGCATCATAATCCTAAAGACAAAAGAGGCAGTGTGCATTAGAAACTTGACTTCATAATAATTGAATAAGGATACTAATGAGAACAAACATTCACAAAGTGAAGGTacttaaaaaaatccataaatgCCCACACACAAGCTATCTAACACAATTTGTCTACCTCATAAAACAATAAGGTGAGTTGCCTCTGTCAGGATTGCatcaagatggaacagatttcaCAGAAACAGTTGAAAAAACTAAGTTCAATTAAACTAATACAATTAAACTAAGTTCAATTAAactaatacaattaaaaaaaatatggtaaCAGTTGCCATTTTGCTATAGCCCAAGATTAAGAAATATCCTAAAACAGCTCTTAGTGGCATTTCTATCTTCAAAAACCTAATCCAAGCCACAACAGATATTACAGGGGCAATAGATTTTAACAGTATGCACTCATTACATACCACAAAAGTATCATAGGAAAACTGATGTCGCCGTTGAAGATGCTCCATGAAGTTAGCACTCCTGTAATTTGGATCTCCCCATGGCATCGAGGCACAAATTGGGCAAACCTTAGAGAAAAAGCCATGAAAACAAATTTTACCCAAATActgaattatatttatatttgagtTCATGGGGAATGGCCTCAGAACCAAAGACTTCTTTGGAGACCATTCTTATTACAACAGTCCTTGGAATCTAGGTTTCCCTCTTGAAATCCAGTTCCCTCCCTGGCAAAatatctgatttaaaaaacagaactgtaaaagaaatgaaaggaaaaaaaagattttatagGCTTATGGCGATGACAAACACAACCATGACCTCCTCATAAGACACTCATGTCACAGGAAACAAATTTAGAACATTTTGCCAAATCATTTAACACTAGAGTATTTGGTTCCTCACTGAATTCTTTTGATTCAGATTTCAGGTTTCTGAATTTAACTGATAATTTTGAGCTACCTCTGTGTACTGACAGTTAGAATATTGAATAAAGTTCCTTGAGTATTTCATTCTCCCTGTCtttcaagaataaaaaaaatatttcctccccCATCATGCTCTTGCAGAAGATACATGTCTGCATGGAAAAAGAGAATATTCCTTTCTAAACCAAGACACTTGAGGCAATTCCTGAAGATACCAGAGCCACTGTTGGGACAAAGGAAAGAGCTATTAATTCTTAGAGCTGAATTTCTGTAAGTTTTGCAGCTTCTGTTCTACTTCCTGCCACACCTGCAGATAGAGTTTTCATCAATTACAAGACATTTTTATCATCACAGATCAGTGATCTACCCTTTTACTGAGGATGTACGGAATGGTTTAGAGAGGATCTAATACTAAAACTTCATTCTACATGAGCCATTTTGAATAACTGCAAATGCAGGCAGTTTAagattactttttttctttaaactgagTTTTTACAAGCTGCAGTACTGGCATGTGTTAATACTTGTTAATTCTAAGACACCTTAATGTCTTCATGAAAGTTTATCTGTCCCGGGGCTTCCTTCCCCCAACCCGCCCCctcaaaaaagtgtttttttgaCATTATCTAAATTGGTATTTTATTCCagatgtttgttttattaaattacTACTACATGTTATTTTAATTTTGAGGCTGCAAtacttagaaaaaaataaaatatgaaagaaTGGCTTAAAATGGGTGCACCAGTGACCATGTCAGACCCAAGTTCAGATTTTTAAcagttaggccccaatcctgcaaacaaatatgcatgtacttaattttatttgcatgagtagtcccattggagtCAACAGAAGTACccaaatgcttaaagttaagcacgtgcttgtgtgtgtgagggccCCGATTCCATAGTTTCCCAGATTTCCTCATCAAAAAACTGTTGTACTGAGTTTGATACTGTAAATATTACCACTTGTTTTGCATCCATGCTGTGGTATTTTTTGCAATGTTCAACTAGTCCTTCCTGGTCAAAGTTTTTCTCACTGCAGTAAGGACAAGGAAAGGTAAAACGATTTGGAACcttcctgttaaaaaaaaataaaaaaaattacatcataGAAAGATGAATTAAAATCCAGAGAGTCTCTGGCTAGTCATCGTCACTTGACAGAGgatatttaaaatacaaactaCTCGGAAGTTAAACCCTTAGTGTACAGTATACAAGAAAACTGAATTTAAGAACCTGCTTTCTTTATTAGTTACCAGATGACATCTTAAAACAGCGCAATTCTTAATACAATTAAAATTTATACAGCGCTTATTCTTCAGCATTTACAAAAATTAGATCtaagtatatatacacacactattcTTCAAGTTGCTTTCATTATAATTTTGCAGCACTTTAATAAAGCACACAATTAAGTGCTAGATATGCTACTGTGCAGATTCATAGAGCAACACAGTCATTTCCTTACCTCCTTTACCTAGGACCTGACCCCGCAATAGTCTGCTTGGgcaatttaagtcaatggagcagCATGCCTGTGCACTCAACTGCAGGATTAAGGCCTCATTAACATCAGTATCagagaattaatgtaaatattgtGCAAAATAAAGTGAAGAGCTACTACTGTTTGCTTTTTAGTCTCACTTGCTGGCACAGAGGTGCAATGCACTAGAatgtttaaaaccaaacaaaaaaagaaacgaAAACTTTTCCAAGTTAATTAAAACCAGTACTGTCCAAAACCTTAGTTTTGGACAGCAGTTACCCAGCAGCATCCCTCTAACCAATCTGAAAAAGGAATGTTTCAAGAGGCATAGTCACCTGGTGTTACGAGGTGGTTCTTTAGTTACAGCTTTAACACCTTCCATTATATAATTCTGGTATTTTGAACAAGAAGCTGCATGACTACGCATCTTTGAGAGGTACATCTAGGTAAGCAGAGAGACACACAGTTAACAGGCAAggttattttcaattaaaaattcaaaaaagGATTGCAAATAAACAGTGGAATCTAGAAACAAACTGCTACAGAAAGAAGCTTCATGCTCAGATCAGACTGAAGTAGCGAAAGCTAAATGTTTTGGCACATGGGACAGAATAGAATAGACAGCTATAAAACAGAAGCTAGGTTAGTGAAGCTATAACACTCTTCTATGAATGACACAATGCATTATATTGTGCAGGACAACTGACTCCTTGTTTACTTGACCATTGTAATTCTTATTTTATATTCCCTTTAGATGCAGAAAACTACTATATCCGTTTTGTACTGAGTCAGTTTTCTAGATCTTCCATTCACTATTCCCTGCAACAACAGGATCAAGTGGCAGTAGGCTCCTGTCAGATGACATACTCTAAAATCTACCCCATTGAGTATTATGCCAGGGACACATTAAGAGTGCCAAAGAAATGCAGGACAAAGGTTCTTTCCTAAACAGAACTTTAGTAATCAAAGTCCAGCTAGCTATGTTGTTCTGGTTAACATATTTACTCAAGTTAAACCACTAGCATCTTTATTAATTCTAAAAAGAAAATGGTTTTAAGTGTGGTCTTGCTCAAGAGCTGCATCATCAAGTGAAGATCAAAGATATTTAAAGATTAGTTATGAAGGTTGGGATccacaaaggtgtttaggcaccaaAGTCCTACTTTTGGTTCTACTGCAATACATAAAACTACAAATCTCTGTAAGCACCtacatttttcagaatggaagtTCCCtcagcacctatgtttctgcttgtgcgcatgcacactgctgcctctctctgggtGTCTGGTCACCCATCTCCCACCAAAGCCCCAGAGGGGCCCACAAATGAGGGGAAGACAGGCATTCGGCAGTAGTAATGCAGCTGCCCACCTGCCTGATAGCTTTTAGCCTAGTGGCTAAAGCACTTGCCTGGCATGTGGGAAACCCAGATTTAatcccccatctctgccagagAAGAAGAAAGGATTGAACAGTGGTCCCCCCACCTCTTAGGAGGACACTCTAACCACTGAGTTATGTGGTATTCTGATGtagggctccctcaatctctcctgagAAAGGTGCTCTGCTATTGATAAATAatgagtgattggagcagggggactggacctaGGATCTCCTAACTCACAGCCGGATGCCTTCACCAACAGACTAGAGAGTAGTTCCCATTCTCTCTTTATGTCCAACAATTGCTTAAATATTTATAGATAGCAGAAgaatcactgggccagagagagaatggGAATGACTGCAGTTCCGTAGGATGCTAATCTAACATCATGGCACAAA
This portion of the Gopherus evgoodei ecotype Sinaloan lineage chromosome 14, rGopEvg1_v1.p, whole genome shotgun sequence genome encodes:
- the RNF114 gene encoding E3 ubiquitin-protein ligase RNF114 — encoded protein: MAGVESSSRYPEGSALQDPLSRFTCPVCLEVFESPVRAPCGHVFCTPCLQECLKSIEPVCGVCRSTLSPGSRAVDLEQQIEMTETTCDGCNKKMYLSKMRSHAASCSKYQNYIMEGVKAVTKEPPRNTRKVPNRFTFPCPYCSEKNFDQEGLVEHCKKYHSMDAKQVVCPICASMPWGDPNYRSANFMEHLQRRHQFSYDTFVDYDADEDDMMAQVLLRSLRDQ